One segment of Ricinus communis isolate WT05 ecotype wild-type chromosome 8, ASM1957865v1, whole genome shotgun sequence DNA contains the following:
- the LOC8271879 gene encoding ATP-dependent Clp protease proteolytic subunit 2, mitochondrial: MPISIKATTSSSSELKSLNPLIPKFPRNSPPSSPSFLNLRLSKPSSSTTTVAAMRGLISSAKLFTTTRTRIPMLSNPSIRNTRAYGLVPMVIEHSSRGERAYDIFSRLLKERIVCINGPINDDTAHVVVAQLLFLESENPSKPIHMYLNSPGGQVTAGLAIYDTMQYIRSPINTICLGQAASMASLLLAAGAKGERKSLPNATIMIHQPSGGYSGQAKDMTIHTKQIVRVWDSLNQLYSKHTGQSVDVIQKNMDRDYFMTPEEAKEFGIIDEVIDQRPMTLVADAVGSEGKDKGTD, translated from the exons ATGCCAATCTCCATCAAAGCGACCACCAGCAGCAGCAGCGAACTTAAATCGTTAAACCCTTTAATCCCCAAATTCCCTCGAAACTCACCACCCTCTTCTCCCTCCTTCCTAAATCTCCGTTTGTCTAAACCCAGTTCCTCTACCACTACCGTCGCCGCCATGAGAGGCCTCATCTCTAGCGCTAAACTCTTTACCACCACTAGGACCAGAATTCCCATGTTGTCAAACCCTTCAATTAGGAACACGCGGGCGTACGGCCTGGTCCCGATGGTGATAGAGCACTCGTCTCGAGGAGAGAGAGCGTATGATATCTTCTCTAGGCTTCTAAAAGAGCGAATTGTGTGCATCAATGGTCCAATCAACGACGACACTGCCCATGTAGTTGTGGCTCAGCTCCTTTTCCTCGAGTCTGAGAACCCTTCTAAGCCCATCCATATGTATCTCAACTCCCCTGGTGGCCAAGTCACTGCTG GTCTTGCTATTTATGATACAATGCAGTATATAAGGTCTCCAATCAATACCATTTGTTTAGGCCAAGCTGCATCCATGGCTTCTCTCCTTTTGGCTGCAGGTGCCAAGGGTGAGCGCAAGTCGCTTCCTAATGCAACAATCATGATTCATCAGCCATCAGGTGGTTACAGTGGGCAGGCAAAAGATATGACCATTCACACGAAGCAGATAGTTCGAGTTTGGGATTCATTGAATCAGTTGTACTCGAAGCATACTGGGCAGTCAGTAGATGTGATTCAGAAGAATATGGATAGAGATTACTTCATGACCCCGGAAGAGGCCAAGGAGTTCGGTATAATTGATGAGGTGATTGATCAGAGACCAATGACTCTGGTGGCTGATGCAGTTGGCAGTGAAGGTAAAGATAAGGGTACAGATTAG